A window from Astyanax mexicanus isolate ESR-SI-001 unplaced genomic scaffold, AstMex3_surface scaffold_58, whole genome shotgun sequence encodes these proteins:
- the LOC111194623 gene encoding uncharacterized protein LOC111194623 codes for MCNPIPDLQLQHLHIAQQPAPDVQSADQRALPQTRPIKEATDQASASGRLLHTNMRVCPICKRTFADLPSHLRRQHHVVNATEFRLILRLASARLKDSLACPLCEKIFSRLDMHLASRHKLSGSDLEVVLSSAKRECILDKLAKLRHSQPTPPMASMLDLLRVKVQPEHRSETVLVSQSMPTNMEPNGSPEPHSEPEIPSTIMPALSAPKTPRLEPPTPHSSSAGSSRENSPRTPTEFPSPIINRVLRDFYEFSLPSNPSDKDMENAQQRRSHALRFLQHMAAGFSDQQLKNLKFLEDFLRLRQWPADLAHKGYAPTSIKVMLLNASAFVNHFKAFHLEISGLSSNKLERILLHLRRLSRDNTRAVLSHRQRAKRKKSESLRTSTELQSFIRNAERNLPRVMDDNRTKPTSKLYRIAQGYVAGYLAVLTGHRPIVFCNITKADLLEAEKDPLGRTLVWVARHKTDRAFGNAYLALLPKEADWLRGLAEISSLYGGEQCPYIFQWNGKQVQKLNRMLRAAWQVAGMTGDIAFSLIRTSIAIEAKKHLSHSDRLLVCNSMCHDISTA; via the exons ATGTGCAATCCGATCCCGGACTTGCAACTCCAGCACTTGCATATTGCACAACAGCCAGCGCCGGATGTGCAATCAGCAGACCAGCGGGCCCTGCCCCAAACACGGCCTATAAAAGAGGCCACAGACCAAGCCTCTGCGTCGGGAAGACTGCTACACACAAACATG AGAGTGTGTCCGATCTGCAAGAGGACATTTGCGGATTTGCCGAGCCATCTGAGAAGGCAGCACCACGTGGTAAATGCAACAGAGTTTAGGCTGATCCTACGGCTTGCAAGTGCCCGGTTGAAAGATAGTCTGGCATGCCCGCTTTGTGAAAAAATTTTCTCAAGGTTGGACATGCACCTCGCCAGCAGACACAAACTCTCTGGCAGCGATCTGGAGGTGGTATTGTCCTCAGCCAAGCGGGAATGTATCTTGGACAAGCTTGCTAAGCTTCGCCACTCTCAGCCTACCCCACCGATGGCAAGCATGTTGGATTTACTGAGGGTCAAGGTCCAGCCTGAGCACCGCAGTGAGACGGTGCTAGTTTCGCAGAGCATGCCCACAAACATGGAGCCCAATGGATCACCTGAGCCTCACAGTGAACCAGAAATACCTTCCACGATCATGCCTGCACTTTCAGCCCCAAAGACACCTAGACTGGAGCCCCCAACACCTCATTCATCCTCAGCAGGCTCATCGAGGGAGAACTCGCCCAGGACACCCACTGAGTTCCCCAGCCCGATCATCAACCGTGTCCTGCGGGACTTTTATGAGTTCTCGCTCCCTTCTAATCCATCCGACAAAGATATGGAAAACGCCCAACAGAGGCGCAGTCATGCACTGCGCTTTCTCCAACACATGGCTGCAGGTTTTTCCGACCAGCAGCTCAAGAACTTAAAATTTCTGGAGGATTTTCTACGGCTGAGGCAGTGGCCAGCCGACCTAGCTCACAAAGGGTATGCCCCAACATCCATCAAGGTTATGCTTCTCAATGCTTCTGCCTTCGTGAACCATTTCAAGGCTTTTCACTTAGAGATTTCTGGTCTTAGTTCCAACAAGCTGGAACGTATTCTGCTGCATCTTCGAAGGCTGAGCCGTGACAACACCAGGGCAGTGCTAAGCCACCGGCAGAGAGCAAAACGGAAGAAATCAGAGTCCCTCCGAACCAGCACTGAGCTCCAGTCCTTCATACGCAACGCCGAGCGTAACCTGCCCAGAGTTATGGATGACAACCGCACCAAGCCAACCTCAAAACTGTACCGAATTGCCCAGGGATATGTTGCGGGGTACCTAGCAGTTCTCACCGGCCACCGCCCCATCGTTTTCTGCAACATCACCAAAGCTGACCTGCTGGAGGCTGAAAAGGACCCACTCGGCCGCACCCTGGTGTGG GTTGCTAGGCACAAGACGGACAGAGCCTTTGGGAATGCGTATTTGGCTCTCCTGCCAAAGGAAGCTGACTGGCTCAGAGGCCTGGCAGAGATATCCAGCCTCTACGGTGGAGAGCAGTGCCCGTATATATTCCAGTGGAACGGCAAGCAGGTCCAGAAGCTGAACCGTATGCTGAGAGCAGCCTGGCAAGTTGCTGGCATGACTGGGGACATTGCTTTCAGCCTGATCCGTACATCCATCGCCATAGAG GCCAAGAAACATCTGTCACACTCGGACAGGCTGCTGGTTTGTAACAGCATGTGCCACGACATCTCCACAGCCTAG